The Diceros bicornis minor isolate mBicDic1 chromosome 24, mDicBic1.mat.cur, whole genome shotgun sequence region TGCCCGCAGCCATCTCCCGGGCGATGTTGGTGCAGAGCGAAGGCGCGCGGGAGGCACAGACTGGCTGCGGCCCAGCCCGCCGGCACCCACGGTaccttgaccttgggcaagtccctgggCTCTGGGGATCCGAGCCAGAGACCCCCGGGCCCAGCGCCTCCTGGTAGATGAGAGAACCCTATGGCCCAGAGAGGTCGCTGGGGAGTGCGCAGTCTCAGTCTCCAGACCCTAGCCAGGGGCCCTCTCCGCAGGGGACATGTTCATCTCTCCACTCTACCCCCAAAGGCAGTTCCCAGAGACTTAGCAAAGAAGGGAGAAAACGCTAACAAACAATAAGCATATgcgagtttttaaaaaaaaaactcatcaaaaatcagaatcttgcaaattaaaacaacaataactatACCTTCCACTACCCCCAACACAcccagattggcaaaaatgtaaaagacaGACACCAGCCAGTGTTGGCTATGGGTTGGAATATGGGGAGACAGGCATTCACACTGCAACTGTGAATTGCTACATCCTTTTTTGGAAAGtaatttggcagtatctactaaaaTTAAAGATGTTCGGACTCCATGacccagcagtcccacttctaGGAATCCAGCCTCTAGAAAGGACAGTCGCATTTCTCTTTGCAGACAGACTGAGAGATGTGCAGCGGGAAAAACAAACCTGGATATAACGCGATGCCCATCACTTGGAGACTGGCGGTGGTAGGAAGGCATGTACCCGGTGcggaatattatgcagctattACAAAGAGCTAATTGGAGCTTGTGTGGTTAATGTCCATCATACGTTGCTTCATGAATAAAGCAAGAAAGGCAGAAACCCTTATCTATGTGTATATTTAACAAAATCACTCCAGGACTGCACAGTGAGCTCTGTGGGCAGCAAGGTGACCACTGGGCTgctgctggggaagactggcggTAAGCAAGCAGCCAGGTGAAGGAAATAACAGGAGATGGGAGGAGCCGGCTGCCACTGGGGGCGGGGCAGAGCAGAGCCCTCCAGTGTACTCAGCGCTCTGAGGAATAGGCACTGGAGCAAAGACCCAAAGGCCGAGCAGATGGGTCCACCTCTGCCTATGTGCTCATCAAAGGTGTAGAGTCTCGCTTGGCTGGCCCTGGTTACCGCAGAGGGGACTTCTGCCTCTTCCCTGGCTCACCTTAGCATGCTTTGACCTGTTCCCAGTCAGCGTTTTTTCAGACCCATAAAACAAACCAACGTAAAAAGGCAAATGGCCCAGGCTGGCCAGACAGCAGGTGTCCCTTAAGCCTGGAATTCCTGCACTCTGTGCCCCCTGCAGCCCCTTCCCCCAATTTTAGAAATATCTGCAgctgccctccccacctcccacccccaaaggCCTGATGGGCTCAAGTTTCTGTTTCCAGATATGAGAGCTGCTGGGCTTTCAGAAGCCGGGGCGGAGGGAGGGTGTACTCAGGGCTTCCTCTTTGTCTTCAGCTTCTGCAGCTTCTCAGAAGGCCACCCTCCCCGCCTTACCCTCAGGCAGCCAAGGGTGTGACCCTCTTGGGGGGGGGAGGGAAGGACCCCCGTTCCCTTCTCCCTCCACAAGCAAGGTCCACACTGGAGAGGTGAGGTCCAGAGGCTTGGGGCTGCCCTGCCCAGGGTCAGGCCCTGGGGATGCTCCTGCCTGGGGCTCCGGCAATCCTCTGCCTTCTGAGATGGATGtgttgtccccattttgcagataagcaaAAGGAAGATCAGAAGGTGGGTGACAGAGGGTCTGGGTCAGAGGTCTGGCAATCGCTCAGTGATCCTGGAGTGCCTGGCCCTGTGCTGACCTGACCCCCAAGGCTCACACTGGGTTCCCCTGGCGGGCTAAGCCTGGGCTGGACGCAGACCGACAGTGCAAGTGGTCAGCAGCTGTGATGGGGGAAAGGAGGGGCACTTTGAGGCCTTTAGACTCAAGTGTCAGGGTGAGATCCCCACCAGACAGGGGCTGCTTGGGAGCCGGTGTGGTCCCAGAGCAAGGAGGGTGGTGCTGGAGGGTGCCAGCCTCCACCTCAGCCAGAAGAACACTGCCCCCAGCTGACCTAGCCCTCGTCTGTGGACCCTCCACTTTTCTTTCCCAGGGGCCACAGGAGCCGGTTTGGCAGCGTCCGGGCGAGAAGCTGGGTGACATCATCAGGCCAGTTTATGGTCCTGGTTCCTCAGATATTCCTGGTTACATATTAACCACCCGGCCCTGGAGGGGGCGAGGAGCCTCAAAAGAGTCACTGGCCTTTCATCCACAGAACACGGCCCCGCTCAGTGGGATAGGTGCAGGGCCAGGCAGGCAGAGGTGGGCCAGgtgggagggcagggccaggctcCAGGCAGGGAAGCAGAGGCCATCCTCAGAGTCTGTGCTCAGAATGCAGCCAGGGTGGGCATTGCTTCCTCCTGGTGCCCTGTCCCTGAGCTCTGCAGAACCCAAAAGGAAAGCTGGTTGGGGTCAGGGAGGGGTAGGGGCTGCCTTGTGTCACAGAGCACGGTGGGATAGGAGGCTGGGCTGGTCAGAGGATGGGACCTTGGGTCACCTGATTCCTGCCAGGGATGCTGGCAGAGCAGCCTCCCTCGGTGGGCATCCTCAGCTTCTCCCTTTCCTCCAGGGCAACCCTAACGCTTTTCTCAGGGGTGTCCTTCCCGCCTCTTTCCACCTTTCTTCAAATCTGCCCTTGGTTCTCTGGAGCCAGGTTTACCAGCTTTAAATCCCAACCCCACTTTGGCCACATtgcctgtgtgaccttaggcaagctacttaacctctctgaatctgagtttccccatcagtaaagtGGTTCCTCCCTCATAGgattgtggggaggattcaatgTGATGACACTTAGCTGGGCTTATATAGCATCAGTTCCTGTTAGGGGAGCCCTATATACAAACTCTGTCCTGGGCAAGGTGCCCACTCTACCTGGGTAATCAGCTGGGGCCTGGGAGAGGCCAGTGCTTGAGAACTCAGACTGAGGGCTGGGGCACGCTCCGATGGAACGGATAGGCAGCTCtaggaaggctgcctggaggaggaagcACTGGAGGAGCTGGCCAGCCAGTCATGGACAGAGAGACAAGTGGGAAGTTGGGACCACAGGAAACCACCGCCAAGTCACCGATTCCTAATTTAGGCTCTTAGTAAGCGCCCAGCCTCAGCTCCACAGCGCAGCTGAGGGGCTGGGGAAGAGGAACCCCAGAAGTGGAAAGTTGAGACCTTCCTGAGGAGCAGTTAGGGGGTAATTCAGGTGGGTGCATCACACAGGGGTGAAGCAAAGTCACCTGGAACAGAGGTTGGCAAGCCAAGGATGGGGCTGGGTTGTCTCAAGGTTGAGTCCAAGAGGCTGGAAGGCCATGATGCAGCCACAGAGGGAGCTGGTGGCCAGAGCGCTGGCCCCACAGGAACATGAACCCACAGAGAGTGAGGCCACCAAAGGCCCTTCACCTTCTTACCCTGGGGGCTCCCAGACCCAGGCCCAGCAGGGCAGGGGCATGGAGGGGGCTGAGGTTAGGCACCTGGGTTTCCACCATTGACTCTGAGGGGCCCATGGCAAAGGCTACAGACACCCTGGCCAGTACTGGCCCCAGAGGAGGGAGAGTTCAGAGTGCTCCACAGGGTGGCAGGGCTCCGGGAAAGGGCTGGCTCTCCTGGGCCTGGCcactcccactttgccaggctggAGCAGCCCGGGCCTGGGAAGAGTGGCCTAGGGTCGCTAGCTGGTTCTGGATTAGGGCCCGGGCTAAGCCCCAGGGTAGCTGAGTGCACTGGGAGGCTCTCTATCCCTTTCCAGTCCCCAGGGCTAATAGGACAAGCCCTGGTCACAGGGAGCTGAGTGCTAGAGGAAGACCAATCCgtgtcccctgccccctcccccacaacACTCCACAGAGGAGCCAGCTCTGAATCAGCCCTGCTGAAACAGGATAGGGCTGCAGCTTCCCTTTTCTGCCCCTGTCCtccagctgcccctcccccagtcccctgCTCAGGCCGCTGGCCCTGTCCTCACTGACCCCAAAGTGAGCCCAGTTCATCCAGctctcctgccctgggtcccaagAGGGGACAGAAGACCTCCTCCCTCCTTGGAGCAGCTTCCGCACTCCGGAGAATGTGCCCCTGCAGGGGAGGCAGGCCAGGGAGAGGCAGACCCTTCCAGACCACCATCTCCTGCACCTCTGGAACGACCTTCTGACCTGCGATTCCATTTGCTGGAATTCATCCTGGGGCCCAGTCAAGGGTATTCCCAGAGCGGTTTGCAGTGACAAAACGTCCACGGCAAAGTGTCCTCATAGGGGACTGGGCAGCTAGCCGGGGGCCGGCCATCCCGGGGACTTCAGGGCTGTGACAGCGTGCGGCACGGGGCCCTGGGGCGGTCCCAGCCGGCACTACCCGGCTGACTGTCTTTTTCAGTTTGTCTTCTGCATGAGCTTGTATAAACTGGAAAGCGGGTTAGACAAGGAGGCGGCCAGGCGGCGCGCCCCGGGGGCCGGGAGGGGCCGTCCGCGGGTCCCGGGATCCCGCGCGCGAGCGGCGGCACGCCGTGACGTCATCGGCAGGCGCCGTGGCCCGGCTGAAGCCGGAAGTGCTGTGGCCGCCGTGTCGGAGCCACGTGCGGAGCCTACGCGAGCGGGAGCCGGCAGAGCGTCGCCGGTGAGACTCCGCGGGGCCACGGTGGCAGTGCACGAGTGGGGTCGCCCGGCGGGCGCGGCGCTTCCCTCCAGCCTGCCGTGGGCCGCCCCCACCCGGTGCCAGCCTGGCCTGACCCGCCCCCTGCCCCTGCACAGGCCGGGCCAGTGTGTCCGTTTACGGCCCGCTGCGCGTCCCCAGCCTCTGCTTGGAGGGCCCTTACATCTCCAGCATCCCTCTACCACCCGTCCGCCCAGAATCCCTCCTTGGGGGAGATCGGGGAGAGGGGGGTTCCGGGGAATCGAGCCTGACCCGAAGATGACCTCACGGACCGTTTGCTGCTTCCCCGCTGGTGGCCGTTCCCTCATCTCACATTTGGAGAATGGGAGCCGGGGTCCTGGAGAAGGCTGATGAGGGGGTTAGGTCCTTTGTGGGAGTCCTTGGGCCCATCCTCTGCCATTGACCGGCCTGAGTCTCTCCATCTGTGATTTGGGGTGATGGCTTTTGTCTCATGACTGAGACCAAGAAGGGCTTCAAAGGTCGGGCCAGGGTGCGGCCCTATTGGGCTGCCCTGTTGGACAGTGCCAGGGGCAGAGCcagccaccccacccccacagctCAGGATCTGGGCCTCAGAGCCTTCTTACCTGGACCCCAGGTGCACATCCTTTCTTCTGGCGCCCTTACATACTCATGCCCATGCACCTCCTCCCAGGTCCCAGGCACCTGCTAGACAGCAACACTATGAGCTTCGTGGCGTACGAGGAGCTGATCAAAGAGGGTGACACGGCCATCCTGTCACTGGGCCACGGTGCAATGGTGGCAGTGCGCGTGCAGCGCGGGGCACAGACCCAGACCCGGCACGGCGTCCTGCGACACTCAGTAGACCTCATTGGCCGCCCCTTTGGCTCCAAGGTGACTTGTGGCCGAGGTGGCTGGGTGTACGTGCTGCACCCCACACCGGAGCTCTGGACGCTGAACCTGCCGCACCGCACCCAGATCCTCTACTCCACCGACATTGCCCTGCTCACTATGATGCTGGAGCTTCGGCCTGGCTCTGTGGTCTGTGAATCCGGTGAGTTCTTCAGGCTGCCTCAGTTCTAACTCTGAGACATTGACACAAAGGTGAAGTCAGACCTAACATCCAGACAGCGTCTGGCCTGCTCTTCCTGCACATAGGCATGGCTACTCAGCTTCTGTTTCAACAGGATCTTTCTGGGAGGCTGTTTGTAGGGAGTGAGGGCAGAAGCAAGGAAGCCAGGTAGGAGCCTGGTGCTGTCATCTGAGTGAGAGTTGATGGGACTGGACCAAGGATAGCCTCCCCAGGCCAGGAGCTGGTGCCCAGTGAGGGTCTTGCCTGCCTTAGTGGGTGGGGCCAGAGTGCCACTGGGCGCTGACCAAGGTGCTGACTGCCAGTCCCTAACCCTGTGCTGATAGAGGGGCGCAGGGTGCCTGACCTAGCAGTCCCTGACTGCTGCGAATGGGAGCCCCAGGCCCAGGGCTAAGAGTTGGCCCTTCCTGGAGGGAGGCCAGGGCTGCTCCAGGGTTCTCATTGTAGGTGGGGAGCCTGCCTGTGTTCATCCCTGGCCAGCACCATTGTCGCTGAGCCCAGGGCCTGGGGTGCAGGTGGAAGTGCCTGAAGGCCAGCCATTCGCAGCCCTTccacacactcacgcacacacacacacacatacacgcaggTGCTGGGGCCACCTGGGGTGGAGAATGCAGCATGCAGCCTGGCAAAGAACAGCCCAGACCCAGATGCACCTAGATTTCCAGCATGTTCCTCATGgcctgagcagctgggctctgggGTCACAAAGAGTTCCCAACACCACTGCTACCAACTTTCTGAAGGCTTCAGGCCatcctttccctctctgggcctcagtttctccatgtgGACAATTGGATGGTTCCTGTTGCCCAGTCAAGCACTTTGAAATGGGAAGAGTCAGATACAGAACCTGGGCTGTGGGTCAGAGAGTAGGTAGGGGCTGGGCAGAGCTGACTGCTGAGCACGAGGGGACATGGGGGTGCCAGTGGCGGGTAGAGCAGCAGGACTCAGAGCCATCTCCATCACCTGCTGCTCCCTATGCACCCACAGCCAGGGACTTGCCCCACTTGGATGAAAAGAGCTCTGTCAGCGGGCACGCTTCTGGGCTCCTCTCGTGTGCCAGCTCCCCTTCTAGGAACCATGGGTACAGCTGTGAACAAGACAGGccaggtctctgctcagaggGGGACAGACAGTAAACCCGGTGTGACCATTTCAGTGCTGTTGATTGCCGTGAGGCTTGTAAGACAGGGCTGCGTGTTTGAGGGTGACTCAGAGAGGGGTCCCTCCAGCTAGGGTCCTCAGGGAAGACCTCTTTGAGGAGGGGACATTGAGTTGAAAATGATGAGAAGGAGGTACCTATCAAAAGCCAAGGGAGAGTGTCACCCCAAGGGAgagctgtgcaaaggccctgagtgaGGGACcaacaaggaggccagtgtggcaggAGCAGGAAGTGAGGTCAGGGAGGAAAAAGGTGCAGCTCAGAGGGTCATCAGGAGTCTGACCGTGCCCAGTGTGGAAAGGGAGCTCGGCCGGGCTGTGCAGAGGGGAGAGGCCCAGTCTAACGGGGTGAAGAGAATTCTGCTGCTGTGTTGAGACAGCATTGCAGGCGGCCAGTCCGGTGGCTGGTGCAGAGAGCcaggagggaggggcctgggcagaTGTGGTGGGCAGGTGGCAGAAAGGGTGGCTCCTGGAGAGATGTGGAAGGAGGTGGCAGAAGTTACTGGTGGGTCAGatgtggggtgggagaggggagagtcAAGGGCGCCCCCCTGATGTCTGGCTGAGCAATGGATGGTGTTGACTGCGTTGGGGAAGGCTTGGCAGGGAGTGGGTTTGGGGTTGGGTCAGGTCTAGCTTTGCACTTGATGCCAAGAGTGGTTTGGGTGTTAAGGGGGAGGAGGCGAGTGTGCAGTGGACGCTAGGTGGGAATCTGGAGTGGAGGCACATGGCACTGGGGTGTTGTCAGCAAGTAGGTGGCACCTGAAACCATGGGGCAACGGGAGGTCACGGGGGGTGGATGGGGAGATGCAGGCCCTGGCCCGGCCCTGCAGCACAGGCAGTCAAGCACGGGGGCGGCCCTGAAGGAAGCTGAGGAGTGGCCGGCGCGTCAGAGGAAAACTAGGGACATGAGGGGAAGAAAGGAGCTCGACGGCAGGTTGGTTACTGTGTCACGGTGCCATGGGGTCAAACAAGGTGAGGGCAGAGCTGCATCCCGTGCAGTGAGAGCAGATTGGGGGGCAGGGAGATGGACCCACCCTAGTGGGCCGAGGGGCTCCAGAGCTCGGGACCAGCCACTGCATGGAAGGCAATGGGACAGGCCCAGCCTCTTTGGCCGCTCTGTCCAGACCCTGCGGGGCCTCAGGCCAGTCCCGGCCCCAGTCAGAACCCCGGGCTCCAGGTCTCCAGGTCTGGCAGCAGGGTTTGCTCCAGAGCTGGAATTGCGCAGGGCTGCCGCTTTCCCACCTGGACCCacggcagacatcactaatcaatcccAGCTCACCCTCTCCTGCTCCCCCAGCCCTGGGTGGTGTCCCAAACCCAGGGCAGCCGAGCCAACTGGTAGCTCTCGGAGTGATGCCCACTGGTAACCCGGGATCGGCTGACCTTGTAGGCCCTTTGTGGGTCTTTCCAGGGTGAGGATGGGGTTGTTTCCTGGGTGGCCCAGCAGTCTCTCTTGACACCTGCCCTGTCCCGCCAGGCACCGGCAGCGGCTCAGTATCCCATGCCATCATCCGCACCATTGCGCCCACGGGCCACCTGCACACAGTGGAGTTCCACCAGCAGCGGGCCGAGAAAGCACGGGAGGAGTTTCAGGAGCACCGCGTGGGCCGCTGGGTGACAGTGCGCAACCAGGACGTGTGCCGCAGCGGCTTTGGCGTGAGCCACGTGGCGGACGCTGTCTTCCTGGATATCCCGTCACCTTGGGAGGCTGTGGGCCACGCCTGGGACGCCCTAAAGGTCGAAGGTACATCAGGGTTTCCGGGGGCAGTGTGGCCCTGGGGGCTGAGGTCCTGGGCCTGGTCCCGGCTCTGGGTcatctgaagcccagagaggtcagAAACCACCAGGCCACGGAGTAGCCGTGGCCAGGCCAGGGCCCCTTTTAGCCTGAGGTAGGGGTGGATCAGGCTGGCCAGGGGAGTCTCTGGGAGGTCATCCGGGGAGAGGGCGAGGATTGGAAATGGAGTCAGAATTGCAGAGAACTGGCTCCAGCTGGGCCCCTGCTCCTTGGCCCTGCCCACTCCCCCCCTGAGGTGGGAGATGTCTGAGGCCCCTGGGGAACGTGGCAGCCCCGCATGAGTGAGAGGTGGGACCTGGGCCACGGGGCGTGGCAGAGGTCAGAGGTTGGGCAGGCCCTAACCCCAGCCTTCATTCCCTGCAgagtctcccctcctccccagccacaAACCAGGCGAGCCAGCCCCTTTTAGGGAAGATGCTGGGTGCAGAGGCGGGAAcgtgggccctgagccagggaggcgCTGGCGAGGCCCTGGCTTTTTCCCTTTTCTGGAGAAGGAGTCAGCTCAGGCAGCCAGGCCTCTTCCCCCCTCCCAGCTGAGGATGCAGCGCGGAAGGAAGGGGAGCAGGCTGGGGTGCCGAGGGAGGGGCTGCCCATCTGAAGGACAGATGCTGAGGCCTGGCTCAGACAGCAAGGCGGTGGCAGGTGGGTCCCGGTGGGTCCCAGTAGGTCTGACAGCTGGCTCAGGCTCAGCCCTGGACTCCGGTGTCCCTGGTCTCTGCTgaggttgcctggggctggggagagggggaagcCCTGGCTTCCCCACATCCCCGCCGCTTCAGCTCTCCCCCCAGATACCTGTAGGCCCAGGCCCCAGTCCCAGGGAGGCCAGAGCCGGCTGCCCAGCCTTAGCCGAGCCCAGGCAGTCACACTCTGGGGCCTCCCCCTTGCTGCTGAGACTCCTTCCTCATGGCTGGCCCACAGGGAGCCACGCCATCTGTTGTCCCTGTCCCCTCTCCCCTGTGCCCTTCTAAGTCCCCTCCTTTGGGCCCTGTCCCCAGATCTGCTTGTTCTGGGCCCAGAGGCTCCCAGCTTGTTTGTGGGTTTGGCGTTTTCCAACGGCTGCCTGCCTGCTGTGGGAGCCCGGCCCAGGTGAGGTGTGGCCCCCAGGTTCTCTGGACCTTGGGCGGGCCAGCAGGCTCAGGCCCTCGCCTAGtggggcttcagtttccccagcAGTGTGCACAGGGGTTGGGTCCCCTCTTGGGGGTGACGCTGTCCCCTCTCTGAGTTGGCGTCAAGCTGCACACCCCTCCTCCAAGCCCAGACCTACCCGCAGCCCTGCCTGGGGTTCTGTGTCCCTGGGTATGGCTGAGGGGACCAGGCCTCAGGGAAATTCAAGGACTTGCTACATCCCTTCCCCTGCTCTGGCTTCTCCACACCCTCCCCGCCAGGATGGGgacctgggctggccccgggccaGGCTGAGGGACTCTGTGGGCGGGCCCTGGTGGGAGGCAGCAGGAAGGGGCTGTCAGTTCCCACCCCCGCCCTGTCATCCTTTGGGCATCGGGCTCCCCTCAGAGTAGGTACCTCCTGTTCCCAGGAGCGGGCGACAGCCTCTAATTTCCTCTGACAGCAGTGGCCCCTGCCCACCCGTGAGCCTCtgtcccttgtgcccacccccgcc contains the following coding sequences:
- the TRMT61A gene encoding tRNA (adenine(58)-N(1))-methyltransferase catalytic subunit TRMT61A translates to MSFVAYEELIKEGDTAILSLGHGAMVAVRVQRGAQTQTRHGVLRHSVDLIGRPFGSKVTCGRGGWVYVLHPTPELWTLNLPHRTQILYSTDIALLTMMLELRPGSVVCESGTGSGSVSHAIIRTIAPTGHLHTVEFHQQRAEKAREEFQEHRVGRWVTVRNQDVCRSGFGVSHVADAVFLDIPSPWEAVGHAWDALKVEGGRFCSFSPCIEQVQRTCQALAARGFSELSTLEVLPQVYNVRTISLPAPDLGASPGPDAGPFRSGTPMKEAVGHTGYLTFATKSPG